The stretch of DNA GGGAGTGTGTATTTGCATTTTGCAGGTACGCCGCAGAAGATGAAGCTGTATGCGTGCGCAGATCGGTGGTGGGCTGTGTCAACAGAACTGCGCCTTCCATTGAGTGCCACGCGCAGTGTGGTTGCCATATTTGTCTCAGGTGGTGAGGTGTCGATGGGATATCGTCTTGCAGTGATGAGCGGGATCTTCCTGTTTTTGTTCTCGTCCGGATGTGTGACGACAAGGTCTGAATCCGTTCCTGTTGTGGTGAAGCGAACGCAGATGCAGATGGGGACGCTCGTGACGATTACATCGGTGGCGTCGGATCGCCAGCGGGCGCAGGATGCGGCTTCGGTTGGATTTCAGGAGATTCATCGTTTGGAGGAGTTGCTCAGTACCTGGATTGCGACAAGTGAGCTTTCGCGTGTGAATGCTGCCGCCGGCAGGGACGCCATCACGCTCAGTCGCGACACGATGCGGGTATTGGAGGCTTCGCTCGAAATGGCCCGGTTGACGGAAGGAGGGTTTAATATTCTCGTTGGGCCGGCGGTTGAGGCCTGGAGTGTTCTCGATCGGCAACAGATTCCTTCCGATGCGGTCTTGCAGGCGGTTCGCCCATTGACGGATCTGCGCTCGTTGCGCCTGAATATCGCGGAGGTGACGGCCTATTTGGCCCAGCCGGGCATGCGGGTGGATGTGGGCGGGATCGGCAAAGGCTTTGCCGCGGATATGGCTGTCGCGGCTATGCAGAAGGCCGGAGCTACTGCAGGGGTCGTGGCCCTCTCGGGGGATATCCGGACCTTCGGCAGACTTCCGGGCGGCATGAAGTTTCCCTTTGGCATCCGGCATCCGAGGCACGAAGGGGCGGTGCTGGCTTTTATTGATCTGCAGGATGAGGCGATTTCGACGGCCGGTGACTATGAACGGTACTTCGAACGGGATGGAGTGCGCTATCACCATATTCTCGATCCGATCACCTTGCAGCCGGCTCGTGACTGTCAAAGTGTGACCGTGGTCGCCCGCGATGGAGTGACGGCAGATGGCCTGGATACCGGCATTTTTGTGATGGGTCGTGAGCGAGGGCTGGCGCTTGTTGAACGGTTGCCGGGGGTCGGTGCCGTGATCGTGGATCGTGATGGCAAAGTCTGGGTGTCTTCGTATCTCAACGGGAGGGTGAGGATGAATGATGGCATCGAGTAGTTCAATCCATGGCGGACGTTCCCGTTGGGGCTTGGTCCGTGGCTGGTGCCGAGAAGGTGCGTTGACAGGACTAATGATCGGCCTGTTCGTGTTAAGCGCCTGCAGCGCCAGTTCCAAGTACTTCCAAGATGGGGTCAACGAGGCGACGCAGGAGATGGTGGGGAAACGGTATGGATCCCCACACAAGACACAGTCTGCCTCAGACGGGGGAGAAGTTTGGACCTATTTCGAGCGGGGCAGCGGGACGGCAGGGTATGGCGGTCAAGTGCGGGGAGGGGGCTGTCGGGCCTATGTCCTGACGTTCGACCAGCAGACGGTCTTGCGACGTTGGGAGCAGCAACAGTGCCAGGGATAAGTTTTCCGTCTTACCGGTCCAGGTAGTACCCGAGTGGGATCTGCATCGTGATGGAAGATTTTTCGAGCGGCTGCGATAAGGTAAGAGGGGAGGCTTGGCGAATGGTCTCCAGTGCCGCTTGGTCGAGCAGATCGTGCCCGGAACTTTTTGCGATGGTGGCCGATGTAATGTCTCCGTTTTCCTGAACTACGATCCGGACAACTACCCGACCTTCCAATCGTTGCAGCCTCGCCGTTACGGGATATTGCTTGAGCGTTTCGATTCGCTGGAGTAAAGGCCCTGCGAGCCAGCCGTAGTCCGGTTTCCTCGTAGCCTGAGGCGAGCTGTTCGATGGGGCGAGGGATGCCGTTTGAGGCGGGGCTGTGGCCTGTTCGGTGGTGGACGGTACAGCGCTCGTCGGCAAGGGTGCTTCTGAGGCAAGAGGAGTTGCCGTCGCAGGGGAAGCAGCCGTCTGTGGTGGCATGGGAGCCTCAACGGGTGCTGATGTCGCATGGAGTGCAGGCTGCGACTCCATCCTCGCAACTTCAGGCTCTGGAGGGAGACCCGTACGGGTTGGTTCAACCAGCTGTTGTGGTTCCTGTATTGGTGGAGTCAGGACCGACGCAGCCTCGTAAGGTGCATCCGCCGGCAGAGAGGCTGTGGTGGTCGGCGTGGTCGGGAGCGCGGTGTGAGAGGCGGTTGGAGAAAGAGTCGCTGCCGGAGTGCGCCGTTGAGCCGGTCGGACCACTTCGGCAGCAAGTGTCTGGGAATCGGGTGCTGATTGGGCAGGCGTCGCCGGAGGTTGAGCGCCGATGACCGTGACATCCCAATGAAAGGATGAGGATGGAGGGGCCAGACCGATCTTGGCGACTAGGAGTCCGGCTAGGAATATTGCACTACCATGCAGGCAAAGCGAGATGATCCACCCGCTTGCTTGGAAGCGGATCAAGGGTTCAGAAATGCCGGGCTGTGCGGTCACAGGCGAACGACCTCCAGACTGACGGATTGAAATCCCAGACCTCGTATTTCGTCCACCACCGAGACAAACCGTTCCAGTAAGGTGACTTTGTCGGCCCGCACCACCACCGGCGATTCGCGGGGGTGCGCTAACATGACAGTCTTGAGCCCGTCCGGGGGGATGGGGCGGTCGTTGAGGAACAGGTCGCCGTTTGCGGTCAAGGTTACCACGACCGGGACATCTTTGTGATCGCCGGCCTCTTTGGCCTTGGCAAGGTTTACAGGAATCTGGCCGGTACTGATGAAGGTGGCGGTGGTGAGGACGATGACGAGCAGCACGAGCATGACGTCGACCAGCGGAATGACGTTGATTTGATTAACCTCGCGTTCCATGTTGCACCTTATAGATCGTCAGCAGTTCGGTGACGCGTCGGCGAAGAATGTTGTTCATCACAACGCAGGGGATGGCAACGAGTAGGCCGACGGCCGTCGCTTTCAGAGCAAGACTCAAGCCGATCATGATGGTATTCACGGCCATCGTGCCGGACGTTCCCATCGTATGAAATGTCATCATAATCCCCAGCACCGTTCCTAACAATCCAATGTACGGAGCGTTGGCGGCCACGGTGCCGATAATGACCAAACGCTTGGTCAACGCCATTTCGAACGTTTGAATGTCCGTGAATTGTGACAGGTCTACGCGTCGATAGTAGAGCCATCGCTCGATCGCCACCGCCACCGACCAGACGCTCAAGGCGATCAGCATGCCGATGATTCCATATTCTACCGCATTCTTCAGCAGATCCATTCGTCGATCCTCCGCCTCGCACGGTTGTCTCTCTGTGGGGTAACCCCCGTTTAATCTTCAATGCAGCCCGGATTGAGCGCCGTATTACGGAGGACAAGCCGCGTCGGGCCCTGCCTGTTGTGTTGCCGTCGGTTCGAGTGGTTGCGGGAAGAGGACCGTATGGGTTGCCACCACTCGAAGGGCAATCGCCGTGCCGGTTTGATAGATGCTCAGCGACGACTCGCTGCTGTGTACAACTTGCCCAGATGGCAGTTGGATGGTGTACACGTTTTCAGAGCCTTTGAATTGCCGGGCCAGAATATGGGCATTGGCGCCCTTGGTCGGGACGATATGAATGTCGTCAGGGCGAATCATCACGACCACGTGGGTTCCTGTCGCGAGGTGCCGGGTGTTGGGGAAGTCTCCGATCTCGGTGGTTACCACATCATGGGCCACGACCCCGGGGATAAAATCCGCTTGTCCGACGAAGTCGGCTACGAAGGGAGTCGTGGGGACGTGGTAAATCGCTTCCGGAGTGTCGAACTGTTCCAGCCGTCCCCGGTTCAGGACTGCGACGCGGTCGGCCATGGAAAATGCTTCGTCGTGGTCATGAGTGACAAGGATGGCCGTGGTCTTGGTCTGTCGAAGCAGGGCGTGGAGATCTTGTCGCATGCGGCTCGCCATGTCGGGATCGAGATTGCTGAACGGTTCGTCGAGCAGCAACAATACGGGGCGCAGGGCGAGGGCGCGGGCGAGTGCCACGCGTTGCTGTTGTCCCCCCGAGAGCTCATGCGGATACCGCTGCTCCAGACCGCGTAAGCCGGTGAGGGAGAGGAGGTCATCGACGATGGCCCGCTGCTGTGTGCGTGAGAGGTGGCTGAGACCGAAGGCGATATTTTTTTCGACGCGCAGATGTGGAAACAGCGCATATTCTTGAAAAACCATGCCGATCTGTCGTTCTTCCGTCGGCACCATCACGTCCTGCGAAGACACGAGTTGCCCCGAAAGGACGATGCTCCCGGCGGTCACCCGTTCGAATCCGGCAATTGCACGAAGAATGGTGGTCTTTCCGCATCCGGATGGGCCCAAGAGGCAGAGAATTTCGCCTTGGTGCACCGTGAAGGTAATGTGTTCGACAGCCGGCCGCTTCGGCTCGTATGCGCAGGACACCTCGCGTAGCTCCAGAACCGAGGAGCGCTCAGCCGCCATATCCATAGCTTCAAGCGCGGTCGCGGTTGTCTTTCCTGATTGTGCGTGGGTGTCCGAGCTATTCATGGAATTCACCTCACGACCTCCTGCGCGCGTCCTCGCCAATCTTTCGACACCAGCAGTAGCAGCGCCGGTAGACTGAGGAGAACAATCAATAAGGCCGCGGGTGCCGCCAACTGATAATATTCTTCGCTCGCCTCGAGCCAGACGCGAATGGCCAGTGTATCAAATCCGACCGGCCGCAGCAGCAATGTGGCTGGAAGTTCTTTCATGGTCTGAAGAAACATCAGCACCCATGCGGCAATAAACCCATTACGAATGAGCGGCAGAGTCACGCGCCGAAGTGTATGACGAGTTGTGCAGCCCAAGGTACGTGCTACTTCCTCCACATTAGGCGTGACTTGCTGGAGGGCCGGTTCCATCGACTGCAGCCCAACCGGCAGAAAGTGCACAATGTAGGCGACCAGCAAGACCACCACGGTGCCGTACAGGGCAGGTGCGAACTGAGTGAAGAGCACAAGCACAGCGAGTGCGGCAACTGGGCCGGGTAGGGCGTAGCCGGCATAGGCGGCTTGGAGGCAGGCGAGATTGAGTCGCGAGGGCCGACGGCTGGCGAGATAGGCCAGCGGTAGACCGATGATCACCCCCCCGCACGCCGCCAGTGCGGCTAGAAAACTGCTGTTCCAGATAAAGCCGAAGAAGCGCGCGTCCAGGGCACCTTGGGATACGGCCTCGATGCTCCATTGAATCAACATGGCCGCGGGGATCCCGAAGGCCGCCGCGAAGACCAGCACCACGTAGCTGGTGAGTAGCGCGGTCCCCATGGGACCTGCGCGTCGCCGAGTGGCGTTCCGGTATCGGCCGGCCGTTTGATAAAAGCGGCTTCGCTGCCGAAACCATCGCTCGGTGACGAGGAAAATGATCGCCATCACGACGAGGAGCAGGCTTAGGATGCTGGCGGCCGTGTGATCGTAGCGGCTGGTCATCTGCTGATAGACCGCATAGGTCAGTGTTTGGTAGCGGAGGAGCGAGACCGCCCCGAAGTCCGAAATCACGTACAAGATCACGAGTGCCAGCCCTGCGGCAACGGCGGGGCGGATGAGCGGGAGCGTGACCCGTCGGAGGGTTGCCCATTGAGACGCGCCGCACACGCGTGCCACTTCCTCAAAGGAGAGATTCAGATTCATCAGGGCCCCTCGAACCAGGAGGTACACGAACGGGAACGTATCGAGAGCCATGATGAGTGTCACGCCGACAAATCCTTGCGGGGAGAGTAGCCGAGCATCTGGTCCCATGAGCGTTTGCCACCAGTGCTCTACCGGGCCGCCCATCCCGAGGAGATGGGCATAGACATAGGCCAGCACATAGGTCGGCATAGCGAGGGGGAGGGCGAGTGCCCATTCCCAGATTCGGCGCCCAGGAAATTCGTATCGAACGATGATCCAGGCCAGTGAGACGCCCAGGAGGAGCGTAGTTACGGCCACGCCGGTGGCCAGCGAGAGCGTGTTCCAAAGAAGTTCGGGAATACGCGTCGACCAGAGGCGACTCCACACGGTCGGCGCGGCGGTGAGTGCTACGTACACGATATAGCAGGTGGGGAGGATCAGGAAGGCCGCCGTCACCAGGCTGATCCACTGGAGTGAAGAGGGCGCGTGAGATCTCGTGGCGGTCAGCATGGAATGGATAGGTTAGCGAAGGCCGACCTGCTCAATGAGTGTGAGGGTGGCTTCGCGCAACTCAGCAAGTCGAGCGAGCGGAACTTGAGCCGCCCGGAAGGTGTGACGGTCGATGAGCGCCGGGTCGGCTTTCACCTCCGGATGCAGGGGGTATTCCTTGTCCAGGTCCGCGAACATTTTCTGCCCGGCTTGGGCGACTAGGAATTCAATCAAGAGCTTCGCACTGTCGATATGCTTGGATGCTCGAGTGACGCCGATTCCAGTCACATTCATGATGGCGCCCATGCCGCCCTCCTGCTGATCCGTCATGACAGCCGCGATTGGAGCGGTCGGCTGCGCTGCAAGGTGGCGAGAGATGTAGTAGTGGTTCACAATGCCCGCGGCGACTTGGCCCTTCGCAACGGCCTCTACGATCTGCGAACTCTTCTGATAGACCTGCGTGCCGGCATTGGTCTTGAGCCCTTGGAGAAATTGCTTCGTCCGCTCATCTCCAAAGGTCGCCTTGATGACCGACACCCCGGCCTGGAGATACTCGCTGCCGGAGTTGGGGACGGCGATCTTGTCTTTCCATTGCGGCTGGGCGAGGTCGAACAATGATTTGATCTGGTCCGGCTTCACCAGGTTGGTATTGTAGACGACGATCCAGAAGCGACCGGAAAGTCCGATCCAGCTGTTGTCGGTGGCTCGGAATTGGGGTGGGATCGCTCGTTCAACTTCGCGCATGTTCATGGGGCGGAGAAGCTTGAGTTCGCGGGCATGTTCGAGACTGCCGGCATCGTTCGTCAAGAAAACATCGGCCGGGGTGCGATCGCCTTCGGCTTGCAATCGGTTGACCAGTTCAGTGGTGCCGGAAGAGAGCAGGTCGATCTGGATGCCGCTTTTCGCTTGAAACTCGTCCAGTACCGGTTTGATGAGGCGTTCTGCGCGACCCGAGTAGACCACCAGCTTGTCGGCCGCTTCCGCGGTTCCATTCACCCATTGCGGGAATGCCAGTGCACCGAGGGTCAAGGTCAGCGCTAAAAATGCGCGAGGGAATGAAGCCATGCGGCATGCCTCCACGTGTAGGGACGGCCCTCGGGGCCTCCTAGTTGAAATTGATAAGCTGTCTCAATATGGTACTGGATGCGAGGGCGGTCCGTCAATGGCGGCAACGGGCGCAGAGGCCGTAGAGCTCCAGTCGGTGGGTTTGGATCACAAAGCCGTTCTTCGTGGCGACCTCTTCTTGCAGCCGTTCGATCTCACAATTTTCAAATTCCACAATAGTCCCGCAGCCGGTACAGATGAGGTGGTCGTGATGGCCCTTGTGCGAGATATTGTCGTATTGGGTTTGCGTGCCGAAGTGTCGGGCTTGGGCGATGCCCGCCTCGCAGAACAGATTCAGGGTGCGGTAGATTGTGGCAAGTCCCAGGTGGGGGTCCTTTTTGGCCAACTGATGGTACATCGTCTCGGCCGTGACGTGTTCTTGTCGGAGGAATGCCGTCAGAATCAGTTCTCGTTGCCGAGTCAGCTTCAGCTGGTGCTTGGCCAGGTGCTGGCGAAGCACCTCCATTTCTTTAAGCGTTTTGCTCATGGTCTGTGACATTGTGTGTGAATGGGGATGAAAGTGGCCCATTAAAGACGAAAGTGGATCGATGGGTCAAGGGGGTATCCGACTGGCGCGATCATCGATTGACGAATCCAAACGCGCCTGTTTATAGTCCTGCCGGTTATCGACGATTCAGAGGAGATTGAACCTGTGCGCAAGTCCCATGAAATGACGATTGATCGAGCGCTGCTCCTGTATGCGCTCTCGTTGGCCGAGCCCTATGGATTATTAAGTGACGTGAAGCTGCAGCAGCTCTGTTTCCTGTGCGAGCTACAGATGTTCGGGAAAGGCCTGAAGGGCTTTCATTTCGAGTTCGTCCGGTTTGCCTATGGCGCGTTCAGCCGCGATCTCGACAATGATCTCACCTCGCTTCGACGCAAGGAGCGGGTCGAGAACTTCAGTCCGTCCGATCAGGTTCGCGACGAGGTGCTTCCGTTGTTGATGAAGGGGATTGACGGACATGAAACGAACGAGAAAATTCGCGATCTCATGCAGGCGGTCATCACGACCTATGGGCCGCAGGATGTCACGGCCATTACACAATCTGTCGAATCAGTCGAACTGAGCACCCCGCAGCAACCTGAGTTTAAAATTCCAATTCGCGATATTGTGTTTCACACCACGCTGTTGGTGCCAACCCGTATCGAAGCGTCGGCGGAGTTTCTCCTGCCGGCCAGCCATTTGACGAAGCTCAATACAGCCATGGGGTATTGATTCCGGCCGCGCTCGAGCGGCTGCTTCGATCGGCATCCGCTACGACAGCTGTTCGGCAGCCTGCGGCATTGTATGGGGGACTGGTGGCTGTCCGGTCCAGCCTAGGGCCGTTTCGGAAGCGTGAGGGCCGTATTGATGGTCTGGAGCATGGCGCCCGTCTCAATCGGTTCGAGCAAACAATACTCGATGCGCAGTTCGCGAACGATCCGGTGAAATTTTTCGCCTTCCAGCGTGGGCGCGTGCAGAGCTGCGGCGATGATCAGACGAGCAGTCGGGAAGGTCGCGCGAAGCTCTACCAAATCTTCAGGGCCTTGATCGTCTTGCGCGACGAGACGACTGATCACTAAGTCGAGCCTGGACGGGACGGGTTGAGCGCGGGCCATCCGTAAGGAACGGCTGTGCTGAATAAAGTGTTCCATGCCAGGGAGCGCCAGCTGGACGAGCCGTTTGAGATTCTCGTCGGCATTGATGATCAAAATGTTGGCCATAGGATTCCCCTAAGAAATGACGATTCAGCCTCACCGGCAGCCGCGAACCGGTCCGCAATTTGAGTGAACTTGCCTGCCAGTGTGTAGCGCGGATAGACCTGGTGCATCATTTCGTGAAGCGGCACGTGTCAGACTAACTGCTGGCCCAGAGCGTAACGGATCAGTTCTGCAGTGGTGCTTTTCCCCAGTTTCATCAGGAGGCGAGCGCGGTAGGTACTCACCGTCTTGATGCTCAGGTTCAGCTGTCCGGCGATCTCAGTGAGACGGCGCCCTTGTGCAATCCACTGAAGCACCTCAATCTCTCGATCCGACAGCGTTGTGGGGAGGGGGTCGTCGCCGGAAGGTGGCCGGTGTGCTCCTTCGCCGTGGAGGCGTTCCACGTCGGGAGGAGGAAGGTATTTTCCGCCTTGTAGAATTCGTGAGACTGCCATTCGGAGTTCCTGAGGACCTCGTGCTTTTGTCAGGTACCCGAATGCACCGGCCCGAATCGCACGCGCGGAATAATG from Nitrospira sp. encodes:
- a CDS encoding FAD:protein FMN transferase encodes the protein MGYRLAVMSGIFLFLFSSGCVTTRSESVPVVVKRTQMQMGTLVTITSVASDRQRAQDAASVGFQEIHRLEELLSTWIATSELSRVNAAAGRDAITLSRDTMRVLEASLEMARLTEGGFNILVGPAVEAWSVLDRQQIPSDAVLQAVRPLTDLRSLRLNIAEVTAYLAQPGMRVDVGGIGKGFAADMAVAAMQKAGATAGVVALSGDIRTFGRLPGGMKFPFGIRHPRHEGAVLAFIDLQDEAISTAGDYERYFERDGVRYHHILDPITLQPARDCQSVTVVARDGVTADGLDTGIFVMGRERGLALVERLPGVGAVIVDRDGKVWVSSYLNGRVRMNDGIE
- a CDS encoding energy transducer TonB; translated protein: MPPQTAASPATATPLASEAPLPTSAVPSTTEQATAPPQTASLAPSNSSPQATRKPDYGWLAGPLLQRIETLKQYPVTARLQRLEGRVVVRIVVQENGDITSATIAKSSGHDLLDQAALETIRQASPLTLSQPLEKSSITMQIPLGYYLDR
- a CDS encoding biopolymer transporter ExbD, with the translated sequence MEREVNQINVIPLVDVMLVLLVIVLTTATFISTGQIPVNLAKAKEAGDHKDVPVVVTLTANGDLFLNDRPIPPDGLKTVMLAHPRESPVVVRADKVTLLERFVSVVDEIRGLGFQSVSLEVVRL
- the exbB gene encoding TonB-system energizer ExbB; protein product: MDLLKNAVEYGIIGMLIALSVWSVAVAIERWLYYRRVDLSQFTDIQTFEMALTKRLVIIGTVAANAPYIGLLGTVLGIMMTFHTMGTSGTMAVNTIMIGLSLALKATAVGLLVAIPCVVMNNILRRRVTELLTIYKVQHGTRG
- a CDS encoding ABC transporter ATP-binding protein, with the translated sequence MNSSDTHAQSGKTTATALEAMDMAAERSSVLELREVSCAYEPKRPAVEHITFTVHQGEILCLLGPSGCGKTTILRAIAGFERVTAGSIVLSGQLVSSQDVMVPTEERQIGMVFQEYALFPHLRVEKNIAFGLSHLSRTQQRAIVDDLLSLTGLRGLEQRYPHELSGGQQQRVALARALALRPVLLLLDEPFSNLDPDMASRMRQDLHALLRQTKTTAILVTHDHDEAFSMADRVAVLNRGRLEQFDTPEAIYHVPTTPFVADFVGQADFIPGVVAHDVVTTEIGDFPNTRHLATGTHVVVMIRPDDIHIVPTKGANAHILARQFKGSENVYTIQLPSGQVVHSSESSLSIYQTGTAIALRVVATHTVLFPQPLEPTATQQAGPDAACPP
- a CDS encoding iron ABC transporter permease; amino-acid sequence: MTAAFLILPTCYIVYVALTAAPTVWSRLWSTRIPELLWNTLSLATGVAVTTLLLGVSLAWIIVRYEFPGRRIWEWALALPLAMPTYVLAYVYAHLLGMGGPVEHWWQTLMGPDARLLSPQGFVGVTLIMALDTFPFVYLLVRGALMNLNLSFEEVARVCGASQWATLRRVTLPLIRPAVAAGLALVILYVISDFGAVSLLRYQTLTYAVYQQMTSRYDHTAASILSLLLVVMAIIFLVTERWFRQRSRFYQTAGRYRNATRRRAGPMGTALLTSYVVLVFAAAFGIPAAMLIQWSIEAVSQGALDARFFGFIWNSSFLAALAACGGVIIGLPLAYLASRRPSRLNLACLQAAYAGYALPGPVAALAVLVLFTQFAPALYGTVVVLLVAYIVHFLPVGLQSMEPALQQVTPNVEEVARTLGCTTRHTLRRVTLPLIRNGFIAAWVLMFLQTMKELPATLLLRPVGFDTLAIRVWLEASEEYYQLAAPAALLIVLLSLPALLLLVSKDWRGRAQEVVR
- a CDS encoding extracellular solute-binding protein, which produces MASFPRAFLALTLTLGALAFPQWVNGTAEAADKLVVYSGRAERLIKPVLDEFQAKSGIQIDLLSSGTTELVNRLQAEGDRTPADVFLTNDAGSLEHARELKLLRPMNMREVERAIPPQFRATDNSWIGLSGRFWIVVYNTNLVKPDQIKSLFDLAQPQWKDKIAVPNSGSEYLQAGVSVIKATFGDERTKQFLQGLKTNAGTQVYQKSSQIVEAVAKGQVAAGIVNHYYISRHLAAQPTAPIAAVMTDQQEGGMGAIMNVTGIGVTRASKHIDSAKLLIEFLVAQAGQKMFADLDKEYPLHPEVKADPALIDRHTFRAAQVPLARLAELREATLTLIEQVGLR
- a CDS encoding Fur family transcriptional regulator, with protein sequence MSKTLKEMEVLRQHLAKHQLKLTRQRELILTAFLRQEHVTAETMYHQLAKKDPHLGLATIYRTLNLFCEAGIAQARHFGTQTQYDNISHKGHHDHLICTGCGTIVEFENCEIERLQEEVATKNGFVIQTHRLELYGLCARCRH
- a CDS encoding response regulator transcription factor — encoded protein: MNGNLAVAPYQDASSMKTDIRILLADDHALLRRGMREFLQDFLSEDGLTPHISETDSASGALEQVRTAAWDLAILDLNLPDMPGLEILRIFKSLHPSLPVLIVSIYAEEHYSARAIRAGAFGYLTKARGPQELRMAVSRILQGGKYLPPPDVERLHGEGAHRPPSGDDPLPTTLSDREIEVLQWIAQGRRLTEIAGQLNLSIKTVSTYRARLLMKLGKSTTAELIRYALGQQLV